The nucleotide window ATCGGTCTCGGCCTGCTCTTCTCGCTCATCGCCGCCGGCACGGACGCGAACATGGAGGGTGATACGCCGCTGCCCCTCGGCCTGTTCGGGCTGATGATCGGCAGCGTCTGCCTCATCACGCTCGGCGTGCTCAGCACCGCCTCCGAGTACGGCACCGGGATGATCCGGACCACGATGACCGCCTGCCCGAGCCGTGGCCGGGTGCTGGCGGCGAAGGCGATCGTCTTCTTCGCGCTGACCTTCACGGTCACCCTGATCTGCAGCGCGTTCGTCAGCTTCGCCGCGGTGGCGCTCCTGGAGGGCAACGGCGCCGCGACCCCCACCGGTGAGGAGTGGCTCAAGGCGACGGTCGGCGTCAGCCTCTACCTCTCCCTGTTCGGCCTGATGTCCCTGCTGATGGGCTCGCTGATCCGGCACTCGGCGGGCGCGATCACCATCATGCTCGGTGTGTTCCTCGCGCCGCTGGTCATCGCGATCTTCATGTTCTCGGAGTCCCTGCGGGACGTGCAGCAGTTCCTGCTCGAGTACTCGATCCCGAGCCAGCTCAGCGTCTTCTACGGCGCGGCGCTCAGCGAGTCGGGCCCGTCCGGCTGGGACCCGCTGTGGATCATGCTGGGGCTGACGACGGCCGCGTTCGTCGGCGCGTACGCGCTGCTGGAGAAGCGGGACGTGTAGCAGCGAGCCGGGCCGGGGTCAGAACCTCGGCGCGTTGCGGGACCGCTGCACCCTCGTGGTGCGGCGGTCCTTCGCGTTCCAGCAGGCCTTGTGCCAGTGGCGGCGCTCGTCCACCCCGGAGTGCTCGGGCCAGGCCACGACGTGCGGCACCCCGGAGGGGATCATCTGGTCGCAGCCCGGGCAGCGGTAGGTCTTGCCGAGCGCGCTCGCGCCCGCCACATGGCGCACGCTCCACTCCTCGCCCTGCCAGCGCTCGGCGGACTGCCAGCCACCGTAACGGCCCGACCTCTCCTCGTCGGCTCCGGCATCGCGACCGGACGGGCCCAACGAATCAGCGCCCTTGGGGCGGTTGCGACGCGGGGACACGGGACACCTCACGGGGCTATACAGGGAGCACGGGCCATCCAGCCTACGCGGGCCGGGTGAGGGTATGCGTACGTCACCAAACACCTCAGAACACCCCCCACCGACCTCCACCCGCAGCATTCTGCAGACAATCCGCAAATCTCGCCGCCAGGCCGTGACTTCGGCACGTGTCAGGCGGTTATGCCGGGTGGGGGAGCTCCTGAGTCGGAGCCGAGGAAGCAGGAAGTGCGATGCGCGTAGGAACATTTGTACTGGCCGCCCAGTTCCCCGGGCAGGGCCAAGGGGAGCCGCTCCACCGGGCCGTGCGCTCGGCGGAGGTGGCCGAGGAGGCCGGGCTCGACACCGTCTGGCTGGCCGAACACCACTTCGTGCCGTACGGCACATGCCCGTCCGCCATCACCCTGGCCGCGTTACTGCTGGGCCGCACCCGGCGGATCCGTGTCGGCACGGCGGTGAGCGTGCTGCCCACCGTCCACCCCGTCGCCCTGGGCGAGCAGGCCGCGTTGCTGCATGTGACGTCCGGCGGCCGCTTCTCGCTGGGCCTCGGGCGCGGCGGACCGTGGGTCGATCTCGAGGTGTTCGGCGCCGGACTTGAGGCGTACGAGAAGGGGTTCCCGGAATCACTCGATCTGCTGGTGCGCTGGCTCCGCGAAGCCTCGGTGTCGGCCTCGGGGGAACGATTCAGCTTCCGTGAAGTCCCCGTCGTACCGAGGCCGTCGGAGGCGCTGAGCGAGGAGCCGGGGCCCGAGGTCGTCGTGGCGTGCACCTCACCGGCGAGCGTCCGGCTCGCGGCCGAGCGCGGGCTGCCGATGCTGCTCGGGATGCACGTCGGGGACGAGGAGAAGGCCGAGATGGTGGTCGCGTGGCGCAAGTACGCCCGGGCCGCGGGCCGATCCCCCGAGGAGATCGCCGGCGCCGCCCATGTCTCCGCCGGTGTCTGCCAGATCGCGGACCGGCGCACGGACGCCGTGGAGGCGCTCACCAAGGCCATGCCGGGCTGGCTCAAGTACGGTCTTGACGCCCATGTGACCGTCGACGGCCGCACCCGCGCCATGCGGGACCCCCTCGCGTACACCGAACTGCTCTGTGGGCTGCACCCCGTGGGCACCCCCCGGCTCTGCGCCGACCGGCTGGCGGCGACGAGCGAGCGTACGGGCATCTCCCGCTTCGCCCTGCTGGTCGAGGGCACCGGTGACCTCGCGGCGACGGAGGAGAACGTACGGCGACTCGGTGCCGAGGTGTTGCCACACCTCGGCTGAGCCACTGCCTGTGCCTTGCTCACCGCCGGTGCCCGGGTCGTCCGGCACCGGCCTGTGCCTCGCTGTCCGGCACGGTCACACGACCGTGTCCGGTGGGGAGCTTGCCGCCCCACTCACTCATGCACCTCCCGCGCCAGGAGCGGCAAGCCGTGCTGCCTCACGTCCTCAGCAGTCCCTGAGTTCCGGGGACTGGTTGAGGAGCTGGCCACGGATCGACGTGAAGCGGGCGAGCCTCTCGTCCACGGCCGGGTCCAGCGGGAACACCGCCACCCGGTGGCAGTTCTGGAAGGCCAGCCGCACACCGAAGTGCCGCTGCAGCGCGCCGCGAATCGCGTCACTGGCGAGCGCGCGCAGCAGTTGTCCGCGTGCCTGCTCGTCCGGCGGAGGCGTCTGGTTGTCGGCGAACTCGCCGCCGTCGACCTTCAGCTGGGCCACCAGGGAGCTGATCATCTCCCACGCGTAGGGCAGGGAGGTCCGGACGCAGTCGACGAAGGCGGCTTCGTCGACCTCGCCTCGCTCGGCCTGTTCGAGTAGGGCCGGTGAGACGTCGAGCGACATGGGTTCTCCTCTCGCACCCCCACAACAACAGGGGTTGACGGACAGGGTCGGGGTTCGCGTTACCGAACACGCAGAGTGCGCGGGTCGCGACCACCCGTTTCTACGGTAAGCAACTGGCCGTGGCCGCACCAGGAGATTGCGCGCACCGACGGGCCTCTTCTCGCACACAATCAGCCATTGCCGAACGAGAGTTGTCAGTGGCACATGCCGGAGTCCGGACAAGGGCCTTTGTGGGCCGCACAGGAGAGTGACGGAGGGCTACGCGAGTCACTCGCGCCGACAGCAGAGAAGGGTGGGTGTGGGCGGTCGTAGAATCGGTCGCGGGGTCGATCGCGGGGTCCGGCGGCGGGTGTTCCGGTGGTCGAATCGCGCGCACCCGTCGCGGTCGAGTAGCGTTGCCGACCATGCGTCTCGTCATCGCCCGATGCTCCGTGGACTACGCGGGCCGGCTCACCGCCCACCTCCCCTCAGCCCCCCGTCTGATCCTGGTGAAGGCGGACGGCAGCGTCTCCATCCACGCGGACGACCGGGCCTACAAGCCCCTCAACTGGATGTCGCCGCCCTGCACCCTCAAAGAGGGGTCCGGGGACGAGGAGGGCGTCTGGACCGTCATCAACAAGGCGGGCGAGAAGCTCATCATCACGATGGAGGAAGTCCTCCACGACTCCTCGCACGAACTGGGCGTCGACCCCGGCCTGATCAAGGACGGCGTCGAGGCGCACCTCCAGGAGCTCCTCGCCGACCGCATCGAGACCCTCGGCGAGGGCTACACGCTCATCCGCCGCGAGTACATGACGGCCATCGGCCCGGTCGACATCCTGTGCCGGGACGCGGACGGCGCGACCGTCGCGGTCGAGATCAAGCGGCGCGGCGAGATCGACGGCGTGGAGCAGCTCACGCGCTATCTGGAGCTGCTGAACCGCGACCCGCATCTCGCGCCGGTCCGCGGTGTCTTCGCCGCGCAGGAGATCAAGCCCCAGGCCCGTGTCCTCGCCACCGACCGCGGCATCGGCTGCCAGGTCCTCGACTACGACGCCCTGCGCGGAATCGAGGACGACAAGCTGCGGCTGTTCTGAGCCGCTCCCCCACGCGTACGTACGGCAGAGCGGAGGGCCGGGTCCGATGACGGACCCGGCCCTCCGGTGCTGCACGGGGCGACGGGGCGGGGTGTCAGGCCGTCGACTCGCCGGGGGCGGCGGAGTCGGCCGGGCTGGACACGGGCGCGCTCATGGTGTTGGTGTCGTCCGGCGGCGGGTCCGCGGACTCCGTCGCGGTGGGGGTGGGGGTCGGCGTGGGGGTGGGCGTCGGGGTCGGGGTGGGAGTCGGCTCGGTTTCCGACTCCGTGTCGGACGGCGTCGGCTTGTCCGACTTCGAAGGCGTCGGGGACGCCGACTTCGTCGGCCCCTTCGTCCCGGTCGGGTCCTTTGAGGGCTCCGCCTCGTCGGTCGGCGTCGGATCGTCCGACGTGCCGTACGTTCCGTCGGGGCCCGGGTCCGTCGGCTCCGGCACCGAATCGGAGCCGTCGTCCTCGCCGCCGTGCTTGGCGCGGTCCGCGCCGAGGCCCTCGTCGTCCACACCCGCGCTGGCGGACGGTTCGACGCCGACCTTCTCGGCGGGCGTGTTGTCGTTCTTGTCGGAGTTCGCGCCGAGCGTCACCATCGTGCTGAGTACGGCGACGAGGAGCGCGCCCGCGCCGACCGCGACCAGGTTGCGCCGGGCGGTGCCGACGAGGCCCTTGACGCCGCCGCCCTTGTGCGCGGGCGGGTGTCCCGGCTGGTGCGTGACCAGAGTCGTCGAGGAGTCACCAGGACCGGACGCCGGGCCCGGTCCCGTACCCGTCGACGGCGCCGCCCCGAGACCCAGCGGGAGGTACCCCGAGGGCACCCCGCCGGGCGGTGAGGCCGACTCCTCGTGCCGGGCGTCCTGCACCTCCTCCCCCGCCGCCGTGCGCCCGCCGGGCGGGGTCGCGCCGGAGCGGTCGGCGACCAGGGCGAGGGCCCTGCGGCCCGCGACCGCGCCGCGCTTGTCGGCGAGGGCGCCGCGCAGCCCGATGGAGGACTCCAGCTCGAGGCGGGCCCGGTCGAGCTGCCCGGAGCAGAGGGCGAGGACGCCGAGTTCGTGGTGGAAGTAGGCCTGGTCGCCGACCTCACCGGCGAGCCTCGCCGCCTCGGCGCCGGCCCGGAGCGCGCGGTCCCAGGCGCTCCAGTGCAGTCCGGCGGCGAACGCGGGCCCCGCCTGCCGGGCCAGTCGCACGGCGAGGCTCTCCTCGTCCTCGTCCTGGTCCTCGCCGGGAGCCGTGGTCACCGGCACGATCGCGGTCAACGCGGCCAGTACCGCGTCCGCCTCCGCCGAGACCCGCTCGGGGGTCACCGAGGGGTGTCCGGCCCACCAGGCGTAGTGCCGGGCGGCCGTGGCGGCGCGGTTCTCGGCGTCGTCGGCGTATCCGGCGTTCTCCAGCTGGGTCAGCACGCCGGCCGCGAGCCGGTAGCGGGCGCCTACAGGTGTCACCAGCGCGCAGCCGACCAGTTCGCCGAGGGCCGCGTCGGCGTGGGTGTCGCCCACCAGGGCGGGCAGATGCGCCTGGTGCGGGATCTCGCCGCCGAGTGCGACCGCGAACCTGAGGGTCTCGCGCGCGGAGGCGCTCAGCCGGGACGCGAGCAGCGCGGCGGGCGCGGCCCCCTCGGCGAGCGAGGGCAGCGGGGTCTCATGGGTGTCGTCGGTGTCGAGCGGTGTGTCCACGGCGTCGACGGGGGTGTCCTGGAAGACGCCGAACTCGTCGACGGCGGCCGCCCCGGCCCGCAACCGGTCCCGCTGCCGAAGCAGGGCCCCGGCCTGGGTGAACCGCAGGGGCAGCCCCTCGGACTCGAACCACAGGTCACCGGCCCAGTTCGACTCGTCCTCGGTGAGCACGCGCCCGACAGCGCGTTCGAGAAGGGCCTCGCTGCCGGCCCGGTCGAAGCCGCCGAGGACGATCTCCTCCAGCGGCGCGTCGGCCGACGGCAGAGGAGTGTCGGGGGTGGCGGCGACCAGGAAGGCGCACTCGGGGGTCGCGTCGAGCAGTTCGTCGAGCGCGCCGCCGCCGAATTCCAGGTCGTCCAGGACGACGACCGCGCCGATGTCCCGCACGAGGTCGAGGACCTGCGCGTAAGCGGGCCGGAACAGGGGCGCGTCGTACACGGCCGCGAACAGGTCGTACAGCAGGTCGTTCGCCGTACGGCGGTGGCCGCTGAGCCGTACGACGCCGTCGGGGGCCAGGTTCGCGCAGTCCTCGGCGACGGCGTCGAGGAGGGTGGTGCGGCCGGAGCCGGGGGCGCCGGTGAGGCGCACGGAGCGGCCGCGGGCCAGGAGCCGGACGAGCCGTTCTCTCTCGTCGTCGCGCTGGAGCAGGGGCAGCCGGGGCAGCGAGGGCCCCGGCGGGACGGGCGGCCGGGCGGCGCGGTCGAGCTCGGCGCGCTCGGCCGGCGCGTGCTTCTCAGGCCTGCCGGGCAATCCCCCACGCTCGGCTTCGCTCGCGTGGGCGGTGCCTCCGGGCGGGCAGTTCTCTATCTCGCTGCCGTCGACGGGGTTGACGGTGAGCAGGAAGTCACCCGAGACGAGCTGGACGGTACGGGCGAGGGCCGGCGTGTGCTGGCCGAAGTCCTGCGCGAGGGAATCACGCGAGGGACGCTTGTTCTGCGCCTGTCCGTCGTCATGGCCGTACTCTGCGGGTCCCCGGTTGATCGGGTCCATAAGTCCTAGCCCCCCAAAAGCGTCTTGTGTGTGGAGCCCCTCCCGGCCTTGCCGCACACCGCGCTGTCGCTTCTGGTCCGGAACCCGCTCAAGGGTTGCTGGCAGCGGGCAGCCGAACCCTAAACCTTCGCACAGTATTACCGACAGCCCGGGGTCCCGCGCCGTACGAGACATCACAGTCTCGTGAGGATTGCGCACGTAGTGCGTTTCGTCCCCCATGGCATACGGGGGCCTGCACCCACGAGCAATACGCACACCCTCGCATGCCCGTTCACACCCGGGGCAGCGACTCCAGTCCGATGCCGCCCTCGATCGCGAGGATGCGGTGCAGTCTGGTCGCCACGAGCAGCCGCTGCATCTGTGGCGGCACACCGCGCAGCACCAGCCGACGCCCGCACCGTCCAGCCCGCCGGTGGGCCCCCATGATCACGCCGAGTCCGGTGGCGTCCCAGGAGTCCAGCTCTGACAGGTCGAGCACCAGGTCGCCGGCTCCGTCGTCGACGGCCGAGTGCAGGACCGTACGGGCGTCCGCCGCGCTGCGTACGTCGAGGCGGCCCCCGACGACCAGCTCGGCGTGGTCGCCCCTGATGTACATAAGCGCTCCCCGTGAGTGCGTCTCGTACTCCGTGATGTGGGTGATGCAACGTCTGACGGCGTTCGACACGATCAGGTTGCCGTCTGTAAGCGAACCGATACCCAATTCACCTCAACGGGTGACACCCGAGAGGCTCATTCGTTTGATGCGACGTCAGTGCTGTACACAGCGCCCGGAGTACCCGGGCGCTGCTCGAACCTCAGTACTTGTAGAAGCCCTGCCCGCTCTTGCGGCCGATGTCACCGGCGTCAACCATCCGGCGCATCAACTCCGGCGCGGCGAACTTCTCGTCCTGGGACTCGGTGTAGATGTTGCTCGTGGCGTGCAGCAGGATGTCGACGCCGGTGAGGTCGGCCGTGGCCAGCGGGCCCATGGCGTGACCGAAGCCCAGCTTGCAGGCGAGGTCGATGTCCTCGGCGGTGGCGACACCCGACTCGTAGAGTTTCGCGGCCTCGACGACGAGGGCGGAGATGAGACGGGTCGTCACGAAGCCGGCGACGTCGCGGTTGACGACGATGCAGGTCTTGCCGACGGACTCGGCGAACTCCCGGGCGGTGGCGAGCGTCTCGTCGCTCGTCTTGTAGCCGCGGACGAGTTCGACGAGCTGCATCATCGGCACCGGAGAGAAGAAGTGCACGCCGACGACACGCTCGGGCCGCTCGGTGACCGCCGCGATCTTGGTGATCGGGATGGCGGAGGTGTTCGAGGCGAGCACGGCGTCGTCCCGCACGATCTTGTCGAGCGTACGGAAGATCTCGTGCTTGACCTCGAGCTTCTCGAACACGGCCTCGACGACGATGTCCGCGTCGGCGGCCGCGTCGAGGTCGGTGGTGGTGGTGATCCGTCCGAGGGCGGCCTCCGCGTCCTCGGCGGCAAGCTTGCCCTTGCTGACGAACTTGTCGTACGACGCCTGAATGCCGCCGATGCCACGGTTCAGCGCCTCGTCGGTGACATCGCGCAGGACGACGTCCCAGCCCGCCTGCGCGGACACCTGGGCGATACCGGACCCCATGAGCCCGGCTCCGATCACGGCGAGCTTCCGTGCCACTGTGCGACTCCCCTTGTACGCGCTGTTTACGTATGCCTCTCGGGCGGACGATAGCGGTCGTGAGGGGGCCATGTGACCGTGAAGTAATGCGTGTCACTGTCTCACCGCGTGAGACGGTCGTCACGTCGCGACCGACGGACCTGGCGATACTCCGCGCAGCCTGAGCCACAGGGATTCCGACCCTGTCGGATGGAGCGCCGATACCCTGCGGTTCACGCCGGTTGGCGCCGCACAGACCGGCGAGATGTCTGGGGTCAGGGAGCCGGAATGGTGGCTGCAACGAACCGTCTACATTGGCCGCATGGTCAACCTCACGCGCATCTACACCAGGACCGGCGACAAGGGCACCACCAACCTCGGCGACATGAGCCGGGTACCCAAGACCGATCTGCGGATCTCGGCGTACGCGGACGCCAACGAGGCCAACGCGGTGCTCGGCACGGCGATCGCGCTGGGCGGGCTGGCGGAGGAGGTCGTGAGGGTCCTCACCCGTGTGCAGAACGACCTCTTCGATGTCGGGGCCGACCTCTCCACCCCGGTAGTCGAGAAGCCGGAGTTCCCGCCCCTGCGCGTCGAGCAGTTCTACATCGACAAGCTGGAGGCGGACTGCGACCACTTCAACGAGCAGTTGGAGAAGCTCCGCTCCTTCATCCTGCCGGGCGGTACGGCGGGCGCGGCACTCCTCCACCAGGCCTGCACGGTGGTCCGGCGCGCCGAACGCTCGACGTGGGCGGCCCTGGAGGCGTACGGCGAGGCCATGAATCCGCTGACCGCCACGTACCTCAACCGCCTCTCCGACCTCCTGTTCATCCTGGCGAGGACGGCGAACAAGGAGGTCGGGGACGTGTTGTGGGTGCCGGGCGGGGAGCGCTGAGCGTCCCTTCGGGTTACCGGGATGCCTTCTCCTGGGCCGGGGCCCGCTCCGGCTCGGGCTTCGGCCCCGGAACCGACTCCGACTCCGGCCCCGGATCCGAGTCCGACTCCGCCCCCGGAACCGACTCCGACTCCGGCCCCGGATCCGAGTCCGACTCCGCCCCCGGAACCGACTTCGGCCCCGGCCCCGGCTCCTTCTTCGGCCAGATCAGATACGCCAGTGCCACCAGCCCATGAATCCCCGCGGCCCTGATCGCCGTCCACTGGAACGCCCTCAGCGACTCCGCGTTCCCGTCGTCGCCCACGTACCAGACCGCCCCCTGGAGCAGCACCAGCGCGACGCCCGCCGCCACCAGCGTCCGTACCCACAGTTCGCCTTCGTGGCGGGCCCTGGCCAGGCCGTACTTCGGTGGCCCCGCCGGCTTGGGCGCGCCGCCCAGGCGATGGGCCGCGTGGCCGTCGAGCCAGCGGATCGTGTAGTGGCCGTAGCCGACCGTGAAGCCGATGTAGAGCGCGGCCAGGCCGTGCTCCCAGCCGGGCTCGGCGCCGTTCTTCAGGTCGACGGCCGTCACCGCGAACAGCACCAGCTCCAGCACCGGCTCGCACAGCAGCAGCACCACACTCGTCCGGCGCCACTTCAGCAGGTAGCGGACGGCCAGGGCCAGCGCCAGCAGCACCCAGAAGCCGACCTCACAGGCGATGATCAACGCGACGATCACGACGCACTCCCTTCGTTCACCCTTCCAGGCTCCCGGCGGGATCAGCGGGATTCGTCGTCGGCGGTGACGAAGTCGGGGTACATCGAAAGATGCAGTCCAGGACCGTTCCCCGGCATCAGGCGCCGAGCGCCCGCCCCCTGTTGGATGTGAGACATGGCCGTACGACTCCCCCGCCCCCACCGCTTCGACGTGTGTGTCGCGCTCGGCGGGCTGCTCGGTGGGCTGCTGCTCTGGGGCCTGGGCATCGGCACCCGCCCGGCCGACGAACCGATCGTGCTGTGGGACGGCCGATGGGCGGTGCTGGTCCCGCTCGCCGTGATGGCCGGCTGCGAGGTGCTGCGCCGCACGAGCCCGCGCACGGCCCTGCTGGTCGCCACGGTCGCGCTGACGGCCGACACCGTCACCCAGGGCAGCATCGCCACCCTGCTGATGTTCACGGACATCGTGTACGCGGCCGTCCTGTACGGCCCGCCCGCCTCGGCCCGCCGCATCCCCTGGATCACCGGACTGCTCTCCCTGGCCGGGTCCATCGTGCCGTTCGCCGTCTGGCGGGTGCCGAAAGCCCTGCTGATCGGCGTCGTCATCGGGGCCGTGGCCTTCGGCCCGGCGGCCACCGGCTGGATCGTCCGCAACCACCGCGACGCCGCCGAGGCCGCCCGGCTGCGCGCCGAACAGACCGCGCTGCTCGCGGAGATGGACCGCGCCCAGGCCATCGCCTCCGAACGGGCGCGTATGGCGAGGGAGTTGCACGACATGGTCGCCAACCACCTCTCGGCGATCGCGATCCACTCCACGGCCGCGCTCTCCCTCGACGACCCGGACACCTCGCGGCAGGCCCTCGGCGTCATCAGGGAGAACAGCGTCGAGGGGCTCGCGGAGATGCGCCGGCTGATCGGCATCCTGCGCGATTCGAGCGACGACACCGAGCCCGCCCCCGCGCCCACCCTCGACGGCCTCGGCGCGCTCGTCGGGGGCGCCCGCACCAACGGCCTCGACGTCAAGCTCGACGCCGAGCACGGCGAAAGGCTCCCCGCGCCGGTCGAGCTGGCGGCCTACCGCATCGTCCAGGAGTCCCTCACCAACGCCCTCAAGCACGCCTGCCCCGGCCGCGTCACGGTGACCCTGCGACAGACGGACGGCGCCCTCGCCATCGCCGTGACCAGCCCGTACGGTGACCGGGACGGCCCGAGCGCGCCCGGCTCCGGCGCCGGTCTGGTCGGGATGCGGGAGCGGACCGCGCTCCTGGGCGGCACCTTCGAGTCCGGCCCCGAGAGTTCCGCGAGCGGCGGGATCTGGGCCGTACGCGTCAGCCTGCCCACAACCGTCGCGGCCCCCACACCCGCCTCTACCTCTACCTCCGCCTCCGCCTCCGCCTCCGCCTCCGCCTCCGCCTCCGCCTCCGACGAAGGAGACCCCGCGTGATCCGCGTGCTCGTCGCCGAGGACCAGTCCGCCGTACGGGCCGGGCTCGTCCTCATCCTGCGCAGCGCGCCCGACATCGAGGTGGTCGGTGAGGCGCCCGACGGCGAGCGGGCGGTGGCGCTGGCCCGGAAGCTTCGGCCGGACGTCGTGCTGATGGACATCCAGATGCCGCGCCTGGACGGGGTGTCGGCGACCCGGCAGGTGGTGTCGGAAGGTCTCGCCGATGTCCTCGTGCTCACCACCTTCGACCTCGACGAGTATGTGTTCGGGGCGCTGCGGGCCGGTGCCGCCGGGTTCATGCTCAAGCACACGGAGGCGATCGACCTCATCGAGGCCGTCCGGGCCGTCGGGCGCGGCGAAGGTCTGATCGCCCCGGCCGTCACCCGGCGGCTGATCGCCGAGTTCGCCGCCAAGCCGGTGCGCGAACCGACGGCCGACCCCGGCGTCCTCGACACCCTCACCCGCCGTGAGCGCGAGGTGCTGTCCTGTCTCGGGGAAGGGCTGTCGAACGCCGAGATCGCGGGCCGTCTGAACATGGCGGAGGCCACGGTGAAGACGCACGTCAGCCGCCTCCTCGGCAAGCTCGATCTGCGGAGTCGGGTCCAAGCTGCGGTACTGGCCCAGGAGTTGGGGATCTGACCCCTCAGCGGGGTCCCGCATGAGCGCACTGGTCCAGACCCATTGACCTCTGGTCCAGACCTTTCTATTCTCGCGGCACTGCGCCACGTCATGCTCATGCTCACGACACCCCACAAGGAGGCGCGTCATGCGCTTCAGGCACAGAGCCGCAGCGGGCTTCGTCACCCTGCTGCTCCCCCTCGCCGGCCTGGTCGGTCTCGCCACCCCCGCGCAAGCGGCCACGGAGGCGACCGCCACCTACACCAAGACCCAGGACTGGGGCACCGGCTTCGAAGGCAAGTGGACGGTGAAGAACACCGGCACCACATCCATCAGCGCCTGGACGGTCGAGTGGGACTTCCCCTCCGGCACGTCCGTCACCTCGGCCTGGGACGCGGACGTCACCTCGTCCGCCAATCACTGGACCGCCAAGAACAAATCCTGGAACGGCACCCTCGCCCCGGGCGCCTCCGTCTCCTTCGGTTTCAACGGGAGCGGCTCAGGCTCCCCGGCCAACTGCAAGCTGAACGGTGGCAGTTGTGACGGCGGCCCCACCGTCCCCGGCGACGCGGCACC belongs to Streptomyces graminofaciens and includes:
- a CDS encoding response regulator, encoding MIRVLVAEDQSAVRAGLVLILRSAPDIEVVGEAPDGERAVALARKLRPDVVLMDIQMPRLDGVSATRQVVSEGLADVLVLTTFDLDEYVFGALRAGAAGFMLKHTEAIDLIEAVRAVGRGEGLIAPAVTRRLIAEFAAKPVREPTADPGVLDTLTRREREVLSCLGEGLSNAEIAGRLNMAEATVKTHVSRLLGKLDLRSRVQAAVLAQELGI